Proteins from one Fragaria vesca subsp. vesca linkage group LG6, FraVesHawaii_1.0, whole genome shotgun sequence genomic window:
- the LOC101302094 gene encoding uncharacterized protein LOC101302094 has translation MAETTLPVELIVLILTWLPVKSLIRFTCVSKRFRSIILSDPKFAKSQLRAAHDRKTLTQRLLYSPTVPELESLDLDSPSFDDCSSLRKHKLPLDPADSYALPLGSCNGIGILLNEALHWLDTSKEIVAFDLGQEKHKFRKMLLPLDFNDGGGDYYENHLGVSAGGYLSLARNLYVCGDCIDIWVMGEYGVLESWTKRFNLKFSDPHNDDIGWKYNHVLVLETGVFWNILQNEEDKCSMYEAEGHWLHMIQYQESTSDRGLVLDCSLDNRAGLYGRIL, from the exons ATGGCGGAAACGACCCTACCCGTAGAGTTGATAGTGCTCATCCTCACTTGGTTGCCCGTGAAATCCTTAATCCGATTCACCTGCGTTTCGAAACGCTTCCGTTCCATCATTCTCTCCGACCCCAAATTCGCAAAATCCCAATTACGAGCAGCCCATGACCGCAAAACCTTAACTCAGAGACTCCTCTACTCCCCCACCGTCCCTGAACTCGAATCCCTAGACTTGGACTCGCCGTCGTTTGATGATTGTTCCTCTCTTAGAAAGCACAAATTGCCTTTGGATCCAGCAGATAGTTATGCCTTGCCGCTGGGCTCCTGCAACGGTATT GGGATTCTTTTGAATGAGGCACTTCATTGGCTTGATACTTCAAAAGAAATCGTGGCTTTCGATTTGGGTCAGGAGAAGCACAAGTTTAGAAAAATGTTGCTACCGCTGGATTTCAATGATGGCGGAGGTGACTACTATGAGAATCATCTTGGAGTTTCTGCTGGAGGATACCTGTCTCTAGCTCGTAATCTATATGTTTGCGGTGATTGCATTGATATATGGGTGATGGGAGAATATGGTGTGCTTGAATCGTGGACTAAGCGCTTTAACTTGAAGTTTTCAGACCCCCATAATGACGACATTGGATGGAAGTACAACCATGTTTTGGTTCTGGAAACTGGTGTGTTCTGGAAT ATTCTTCAAAATGAAGAAGACAAGTGTAGCATGTATGAAGCTGAGGGCCATTGGCTTCACATGATTCAATATCAAGAGTCTACTTCGGATAGAGGATTAGTCCTCGATTGCTCTCTGGATAACAGAGCTG GGCTCTATGGGAGGATTCTTTGA
- the LOC101295147 gene encoding F-box/kelch-repeat protein At3g06240-like, protein MADLTLPEHMILLILSFLPVKSLIRFTCVSKRFHSIILSDPNFAKSQFRVAHDRKTLAQRLLYSSTVPKLESLDLDSPSFKHPSSVRKHKLPSAPAHDDVLPLGSCNGIVFLAFDDKIIYSWNPSTGFFKKLPDPGFSPNKISVYGVGQLPATDDYRVFVVSTDYADDKNELAMFSSRAKAWKKLEVDFDEFCFCSNQGIHLNEALHWLDTSKEIVAFDLGQEEKHKFRKMLLPRDFNDGGGDYYENHLGVSAGGYLSLARNLYVCGDSVDIWVMGEYGVRDSWTKRFNLKFSHPPRQDWNFNSVLVLETTMVAEIYVHKRHEIGRGLVKIGKKEEDTRSMYKDEGDWLNMIQYQESLLRIED, encoded by the coding sequence ATGGCGGACTTAACCCTACCCGAACATATGATACTGCTCATCCTCTCTTTCCTTCCTGTGAAATCCTTAATCCGATTCACCTGCGTTTCGAAACGCTTCCATTCCATCATTCTCTCCGACCCCAATTTCGCTAAATCCCAATTTCGAGTAGCCCATGACCGCAAAACCCTTGCTCAGAGACTCCTGTACTCCTCTACCGTCCCTAAACTCGAATCCCTAGACTTGGACTCGCCGTCGTTTAAACACCCTTCCTCTGTTAGAAAGCACAAATTGCCTTCCGCGCCAGCACATGATGATGTCTTGCCGCTCGGCTCATGCAACGGTATTGTATTTCTCGCATTTGATGACAAAATCATTTATTCGTGGAACCCTTCAACTGGTTTCTTCAAGAAATTACCTGACCCGGGTTTTTCCCCAAACAAAATCTCCGTTTACGGTGTTGGCCAGTTGCCTGCCACCGATGACTACAGAGTTTTCGTCGTCTCCACTGACTATGCGGACGACAAGAATGAGCTGGCCATGTTCTCATCCAGAGCTAAAGCTTGGAAAAAACTCGAGGTCGATTTCGACGAGTTCTGTTTTTGCTCTAATCAGGGGATTCATTTGAATGAGGCACTTCATTGGCTTGATACTTCAAAAGAAATCGTGGCTTTCGATTTGGGTCAGGAGGAGAAGCACAAGTTCAGGAAAATGTTGCTGCCGCGGGATTTCAATGATGGCGGAGGTGACTACTATGAGAATCATCTTGGAGTTTCTGCTGGAGGATACCTGTCTCTAGCTCGTAATCTATATGTTTGCGGTGATTCCGTTGATATATGGGTGATGGGAGAATATGGTGTGCGTGACTCGTGGACTAAGCGCTTTAACTTGAAGTTTTCGCATCCCCCTAGACAGGATTGGAATTTCAATAGTGTTTTGGTTCTGGAAACTACTATGGTTGCAGAGATATATGTTCACAAGAGGCATGAGATTGGGCGTGGGTTGGTAAAGATTGGGAAAAAAGAAGAAGACACCCGTAGCATGTATAAAGATGAGGGTGATTGGCTTAATATGATTCAATATCAAGAGAGTCTACTCCGGATAGAGGATTAG
- the LOC101301801 gene encoding F-box protein CPR30-like, with protein MADATLPEDVMVLILRLLPVKSLIRFTCVSKRFHSIILSDPKFAKSQFETARDRKTLDRRLLYNTTIHPLNRRVRDSTISTRLESLLLETTSFGYSSSVRRLKYPFRPPAGNDLLLGSSNGIVFLAFDKKVFYAWNPSTGFYNELPDPGDLCDQQYCFRSGVGYLSATNEYKVFIASDQTRYGIFSSRAQTWKRLEAIPESCLYSPRGTLLNEALHWIDHDNGLMVFDLAQEKFRKMALPKFDERGLNQWGNLGVSADGCLSFAYSTKADRDCLCVWVMKEYGVLDSWTKLFNLFSNPPEGLWGYGSVLVLETSIVAHIYTITKVDDCNYADVKGWIKILHKEEDKCGMYMVEGFDLKMIQYQETLLRLDD; from the coding sequence ATGGCGGACGCGACCCTACCCGAAGATGTCATGGTGCTTATCCTCCGCTTGCTTCCCGTGAAATCCTTAATCCGATTCACCTGCGTTTCCAAACGCTTCCATTCCATCATTCTCTCCGACCCCAAATTTGCCAAATCCCAATTTGAAACAGCTCGTGACCGCAAAACCCTCGATCGCAGACTCCTCTACAACACAACCATCCATCCACTCAATCGCCGAGTCCGCGACTCCACAATTTCCACTCGCCTCGAATCCCTGCTTTTGGAGACGACGTCGTTTGGATACAGTTCCTCCGTTAGAAGGCTAAAGTATCCTTTCCGGCCACCGGCCGGTAATGACCTGCTACTGGGCTCCTCTAACGGTATTGTTTTTCTCGCATTTGATAAGAAAGTATTCTATGCCTGGAACCCATCCACTGGATTCTATAACGAATTACCTGACCCAGGTGATTTATGTGATCAACAATATTGTTTCCGTTCTGGTGTTGGCTATTTGTCGGCCACCAACGAATACAAAGTTTTTATAGCCTCCGATCAGACTCGGTACGGCATTTTCTCGTCGAGAGCTCAAACATGGAAACGACTTGAGGCGATTCCGGAATCATGTCTTTATTCTCCTCGGGGGACCCTTTTGAATGAGGCACTTCATTGGATTGATCACGACAACGGCCTCATGGTTTTTGATTTGGCACAGGAGAAGTTCAGAAAAATGGCACTGCCTAAATTCGATGAACGCGGTTTAAATCAGTGGGGAAATTTAGGGGTTTCTGCTGATGGTTGCCTGTCTTTTGCTTATTCTACGAAAGCTGATCGTGACTGTTTGTGTGTATGGGTCATGAAGGAATATGGTGTGCTTGACTCATGGACTAAGCTCTTTAACTTGTTTTCAAATCCGCCAGAGGGGCTTTGGGGTTACGGAAGTGTATTGGTTTTGGAAACTAGTATTGTTGCCCACATATACACTATAACGAAGGTTGACGATTGTAATTATGCCGACGTGAAAGGGTGGATAAAGATTCTTCACAAAGAAGAGGACAAGTGTGGCATGTATATGGTTGAGGGCTTTGATCTTAAGATGATTCAATATCAAGAGACTTTGCTTCGGTTAGATGATTAG